A part of Thermodesulforhabdaceae bacterium genomic DNA contains:
- a CDS encoding RtcB family protein, with product MGKIKCVAIDQWRWKIPKEGKMRTDGLIYAREDMLDLIIQDQSAQQVANVATLPGIVGYSMAMPDIHQGYGFPIGGVAAFDLNEGIVSPGGVGYDINCGVRLMTTHLTKKDLSDDKVKSLVDELFENIPSGVGSSRKDFSLSQSELRSVLAEGAKWAVRKGFGKESDLERIEENGCIPWADPSEVSSKALERGKSQLGTLGSGNHFIELGFVEEIYDKKVAEVFGLFPDQLTVFVHTGSRGLGHQVCDDFIAILLKSVAKYGIDLPDRQLCCAPIRSPEGKAYLGAMGAAANFAFANRQMISHWVAETFEQFFKMPAERLGLSLLYDIAHNIAKIERHVVGGKEMEVCVHRKGATRSFGPGRKEVPAVYRSVGQPVLIPGDMGRYSYVLVGTEKAMEETFGSTCHGAGRLLSRHQAMKVSQGRSIPQELAERGIYVRGASKATIKEEMPEAYKDVSRVVEVVHNAGLSLKVARLRPVGVIKG from the coding sequence ATGGGGAAAATAAAATGTGTCGCTATAGATCAATGGAGATGGAAGATTCCAAAAGAAGGCAAGATGAGAACCGATGGACTGATTTACGCCCGTGAAGATATGCTAGATCTCATTATCCAGGATCAGAGCGCTCAGCAGGTAGCAAATGTAGCTACTCTTCCGGGTATCGTCGGTTACTCAATGGCTATGCCGGACATCCACCAGGGATACGGATTTCCTATAGGTGGCGTGGCTGCTTTCGATCTAAACGAAGGAATCGTTTCCCCTGGTGGTGTGGGTTACGACATTAATTGCGGCGTAAGACTCATGACCACCCATCTCACTAAAAAGGATCTTTCGGATGATAAAGTTAAGAGTCTAGTTGATGAGCTGTTTGAAAATATTCCTTCAGGAGTTGGTTCTTCCCGGAAAGATTTTTCATTGTCCCAGTCTGAACTCCGATCAGTGCTGGCGGAAGGAGCCAAATGGGCGGTTCGTAAAGGATTTGGCAAAGAAAGCGATCTGGAACGTATAGAAGAAAATGGGTGCATACCCTGGGCTGACCCGTCTGAAGTATCATCAAAGGCTCTAGAACGAGGCAAATCCCAGCTTGGAACTCTTGGTTCTGGAAATCATTTCATCGAACTCGGTTTTGTTGAAGAAATTTACGATAAAAAAGTGGCTGAAGTTTTTGGGCTGTTCCCAGACCAGCTTACCGTTTTTGTCCATACCGGCTCAAGGGGTTTAGGACACCAGGTTTGCGATGATTTTATCGCCATACTTTTGAAGAGTGTAGCAAAATACGGCATTGACCTCCCGGATCGCCAGCTTTGTTGTGCTCCTATACGTTCACCAGAGGGTAAGGCTTATCTAGGTGCTATGGGCGCTGCAGCCAATTTTGCCTTTGCCAACCGTCAGATGATTTCTCACTGGGTTGCGGAAACTTTTGAACAGTTTTTCAAAATGCCGGCAGAGCGCCTGGGACTTTCGCTTCTTTACGATATTGCTCACAATATCGCAAAAATAGAACGACATGTTGTAGGGGGTAAGGAAATGGAAGTTTGCGTCCATCGCAAAGGGGCAACTCGATCCTTTGGCCCAGGGAGAAAGGAAGTCCCAGCTGTGTATCGATCTGTAGGTCAACCGGTTTTGATACCCGGTGACATGGGACGCTACAGCTACGTTCTGGTGGGCACAGAGAAAGCGATGGAAGAAACCTTTGGTAGCACCTGCCATGGGGCAGGGCGACTATTGAGCCGGCATCAGGCCATGAAGGTGTCCCAGGGACGATCAATTCCACAAGAATTGGCTGAGCGCGGTATATATGTCCGTGGAGCAAGTAAGGCGACTATTAAAGAAGAAATGCCAGAAGCTTATAAAGATGTTAGCAGAGTAGTGGAAGTTGTCCATAATGCAGGGCTTAGTCTTAAGGTGGCCCGGTTGCGTCCCGTTGGAGTTATCAAGGGATAG
- a CDS encoding RNA polymerase factor sigma-32 — protein MKLRKERQAKKEDAVPEFKDDLEQDFSPDFPAELPDEETMELLPIQEEEIVPALPEIVVDEKTALDPLYLYLQEIKKYPLLTREEEIELAKRYHEKGDIQAAYKLVTSNLRLVVKIAMEFQKYWMRNLLDLIQEGNVGLMQAVKKFDPYRGYKFSYYASFWIKAYIIKFIMDNWNLVKIGTTQAQRKLFFNLRKEKERLERQGIDATPALLSQKLHVKESEVIEMDQRLSGSEVSLDSPLSLGSEDTHIAFLADSAPLADDQIADNEARAILHEKLMNFRKHLKGKEAVIFDTRLIADEPLTLQEIGDQFGISRERVRQIENRLKQKLKAYLEEEIDDLELLRESLIEAD, from the coding sequence ATGAAGCTTAGAAAAGAGCGGCAGGCGAAAAAAGAGGATGCTGTGCCTGAATTTAAAGATGATCTGGAACAGGATTTTTCCCCTGATTTTCCTGCAGAGTTGCCTGATGAGGAAACAATGGAGCTTCTGCCAATTCAGGAAGAAGAAATTGTCCCCGCTCTTCCAGAAATCGTCGTGGATGAGAAGACCGCTCTCGATCCGCTTTATCTCTATCTACAGGAGATTAAAAAATATCCTTTGCTGACTCGAGAAGAGGAAATAGAACTTGCTAAGAGATACCACGAAAAAGGTGATATTCAGGCAGCATATAAGCTTGTTACATCTAACCTTCGCCTGGTCGTGAAAATAGCTATGGAGTTTCAAAAATACTGGATGAGAAACCTTCTTGATCTCATTCAGGAAGGTAACGTAGGGTTGATGCAAGCAGTAAAGAAATTTGACCCTTATAGAGGATACAAATTTTCTTACTACGCCTCATTCTGGATCAAGGCTTATATCATTAAGTTCATCATGGACAACTGGAACTTGGTAAAAATTGGCACTACTCAGGCTCAAAGGAAGCTCTTTTTTAACCTGAGGAAAGAAAAGGAGCGTCTTGAACGTCAGGGGATTGATGCAACACCGGCTCTTTTAAGCCAGAAGCTTCATGTTAAAGAGTCAGAAGTCATAGAGATGGACCAGAGGCTTAGTGGTTCCGAGGTATCACTGGACAGTCCCCTTTCATTAGGTTCCGAAGATACTCATATCGCTTTTCTCGCCGACAGTGCTCCTCTGGCCGACGATCAAATTGCTGATAATGAAGCAAGGGCAATACTACATGAAAAGCTTATGAACTTTAGAAAGCATCTTAAAGGTAAAGAAGCTGTTATATTCGATACAAGGCTTATTGCCGACGAACCTCTGACTCTCCAGGAGATAGGAGATCAGTTTGGAATCAGCCGAGAACGAGTAAGGCAGATAGAAAACCGTCTTAAACAGAAACTCAAAGCTTATCTCGAAGAAGAGATAGACGATTTGGAACTTCTTCGCGAAAGTCTTATCGAAGCAGACTAA
- a CDS encoding CCA tRNA nucleotidyltransferase, producing MEKLFPERLNLPFPPELRNFLEWLKKSGFSAWIVGGAIRDFLLGLPPKDWDIITDAPDDVLLSSPYRTVAVGARFGVIVVVLSGMPVEVACIGKTTPAGTLEADLARRDFTINTVAMPFEGEELIDIFGGIKDLKRHIIRGVVNPEARFREDPLRVLRAARFLAEYGFTIERKTYNAMKETSPLLKDVAIERIRDEFFKLIVGTHVRDGFEILRKTGAFKNFFPEILEGWMKKQNGFHLFHIYRHTVEAVAHTPPRLRVRLAALFHDIAKPRVRKKIKGRFRFFGHETLSAEMTREILNRWKTSHTLIEDVVTLVKNHMVHNINEWSDGAVRRLINRIGNDLMDDFLDLLRADRLAHGVDPADTGEIDLLRDRISRIQSSGYPRSVKSIAVNGNDIMSVLNIGPGPQIGKILQMLYQYVLDHPEDNKRDVLLAMIPNLYYSDRNIKSISSKFLPAQSGN from the coding sequence ATGGAAAAGCTCTTTCCAGAAAGGTTAAATCTACCTTTTCCTCCTGAACTTCGTAACTTCCTTGAATGGCTTAAAAAAAGTGGTTTTTCAGCTTGGATTGTGGGAGGAGCCATAAGAGATTTTCTTTTAGGTCTTCCTCCAAAAGATTGGGATATTATTACGGACGCACCCGATGATGTCCTTCTTTCTTCGCCATATCGAACAGTGGCCGTAGGTGCTCGTTTTGGCGTTATCGTCGTTGTGCTAAGTGGTATGCCAGTGGAAGTTGCCTGTATTGGTAAAACAACCCCCGCCGGAACCTTAGAAGCTGATCTCGCTAGGCGCGACTTTACAATAAACACTGTAGCTATGCCATTTGAGGGAGAGGAACTTATCGATATCTTCGGCGGGATTAAAGACCTTAAGCGGCACATTATAAGAGGAGTGGTAAATCCGGAAGCTCGTTTTAGAGAAGATCCTTTGCGAGTGCTCCGTGCTGCTCGGTTTCTGGCAGAATACGGCTTTACCATAGAAAGGAAGACCTATAATGCCATGAAAGAAACTTCCCCACTGCTTAAAGATGTGGCAATAGAACGCATAAGGGATGAATTCTTTAAGCTTATCGTTGGGACTCATGTGCGAGATGGGTTTGAGATTCTTAGAAAAACCGGTGCTTTCAAAAACTTTTTCCCTGAAATCCTTGAAGGATGGATGAAAAAACAAAATGGATTTCATCTTTTCCACATTTACCGTCATACCGTTGAAGCAGTGGCTCACACGCCACCTAGACTGAGAGTGCGTCTCGCTGCATTATTTCACGACATTGCAAAACCTAGAGTAAGGAAGAAAATTAAAGGCAGATTTCGTTTTTTTGGGCATGAAACTTTGAGTGCAGAAATGACAAGAGAGATTCTCAACCGTTGGAAAACAAGCCATACACTCATTGAAGATGTCGTAACTCTTGTTAAAAACCACATGGTTCACAATATCAACGAGTGGTCCGATGGTGCAGTAAGGCGACTTATAAATCGAATAGGCAACGATCTTATGGATGATTTTTTGGATCTTCTTCGAGCCGATCGTCTGGCTCACGGTGTTGATCCCGCTGACACGGGAGAAATTGATCTTTTGCGAGATCGGATTAGTCGCATTCAATCTTCAGGATACCCTCGTTCAGTTAAATCTATCGCTGTAAATGGTAACGATATAATGTCCGTTCTTAACATCGGTCCGGGTCCTCAGATAGGCAAGATCCTCCAAATGCTTTATCAATATGTGCTGGACCATCCCGAAGATAATAAACGTGACGTGCTACTGGCAATGATTCCGAATCTTTATTATTCCGACCGGAATATAAAATCCATTTCTTCCAAGTTCTTGCCTGCACAGAGTGGTAATTAA
- the pyk gene encoding pyruvate kinase: MSERQRKTKIIATVGPASESLEMIRQLAKAGVDVFRLNFSHGTRSEHAARVNHIRTLSSSENICLGILQDLGGPKIRLGQLPEDQMELTTGSKVYLVPSQKEKPGSNVIPINYPYLLDDVREGDRILLVDGTMELVVEKILEDAVLARVVVGGVVRSHKGVNLPSSALRIPAFTEKDQEDLEFGLSLGVDFVALSFIRHEDDVKLLREMIKNVPDPPMVIGKIEKPQAVERLDAILNVVDAVMVARGDLGVEMKLEDVPIIQKRIIREARRRAKPVITATQMLLSMVNNPQPTRAETSDVANAIIDGADAVMLSEETAIGRYPVEAVRVLDKVARSTESVLEDFLQNSLVESVEHSVENAISRSAWEIAEELGASAIVASTASGKTARLVARFRPSMPVIAVTHRESTFRQLSLSWGVIPALTKHFTNTDEMFQEARRWVVEHKLARPGDRIVVTAGIPIGQMGTTNLIRVVEI, encoded by the coding sequence ATGAGTGAAAGACAGAGAAAAACGAAAATTATAGCCACCGTTGGGCCTGCTTCGGAATCGCTGGAAATGATAAGACAGCTAGCAAAAGCAGGTGTCGATGTGTTTAGGTTAAACTTTTCTCACGGAACCAGATCTGAGCATGCTGCTAGAGTGAATCACATAAGAACTCTCTCCAGTAGTGAAAACATCTGCCTGGGTATTCTTCAGGACCTCGGAGGACCTAAGATCCGCCTTGGACAACTACCAGAAGATCAGATGGAACTTACAACAGGCTCGAAGGTTTATCTGGTTCCATCCCAAAAAGAAAAGCCTGGTTCGAATGTTATTCCAATTAACTATCCATATCTTTTAGATGACGTGAGAGAAGGAGATCGAATTTTACTTGTTGATGGCACAATGGAACTTGTGGTTGAAAAAATTCTCGAGGATGCTGTTCTGGCTAGAGTTGTGGTTGGCGGGGTAGTGAGATCTCACAAAGGAGTGAATCTGCCTTCGAGTGCCCTCAGAATCCCCGCTTTTACCGAAAAAGATCAAGAGGATCTGGAATTTGGACTTTCTCTGGGCGTGGACTTTGTGGCTTTATCTTTTATACGGCACGAGGATGATGTAAAACTTCTTCGGGAAATGATTAAAAATGTGCCTGATCCTCCCATGGTGATCGGTAAAATTGAAAAACCTCAGGCTGTGGAAAGACTTGATGCTATTCTAAACGTAGTAGATGCAGTGATGGTTGCTAGAGGTGATCTTGGAGTAGAAATGAAATTGGAAGATGTTCCTATTATTCAGAAGCGTATTATCCGCGAGGCAAGACGGAGAGCCAAGCCCGTTATTACAGCTACTCAGATGCTTCTTTCCATGGTTAACAACCCTCAACCGACTAGAGCGGAAACTTCGGATGTGGCAAATGCAATTATTGACGGAGCGGATGCCGTAATGCTTTCCGAGGAAACAGCAATAGGACGATACCCGGTAGAGGCAGTAAGAGTGCTTGATAAGGTGGCTCGATCCACCGAAAGTGTGCTGGAGGACTTCCTGCAAAATTCTTTAGTGGAATCGGTTGAGCATTCTGTAGAAAACGCCATCAGCCGATCTGCCTGGGAAATTGCCGAAGAATTGGGTGCTTCGGCTATTGTGGCTTCTACAGCTTCAGGGAAAACAGCCCGTTTAGTGGCTCGATTCCGTCCTTCAATGCCAGTTATAGCAGTCACTCACCGAGAAAGCACCTTCCGCCAGCTAAGCTTATCCTGGGGAGTAATCCCGGCTCTTACCAAACACTTCACCAACACTGACGAGATGTTTCAAGAAGCGCGTCGCTGGGTGGTTGAACATAAACTTGCTAGACCCGGAGACAGAATTGTGGTCACAGCAGGCATACCTATTGGTCAGATGGGAACAACTAATCTAATTAGAGTCGTGGAAATATAA
- a CDS encoding TolC family protein produces the protein MTILRMLWWIGFSLALVNFSAFAEDAVVEIKPGEVLNLQRCIDISLRQHPDIWASRYSVQAAESKVGQAKSGYYPQITATTGYSNTKSMSTPDVTGKSFNDYIGQTTLKQNLFDFGKTSAQVDVQRKSTQSSLFDSENTTVQVVFTVKQAYYSLLRAKKNCNVAAEIVKQYQLHLNQAKGLYEVGVKPKIDVTKAEVDLTNARLNLIKAENAVKIAKATLDNAMGLPRAPEYDIEDSLTMDRLSITFEEALERAYKERADLKSIQAKIGSATRSVDLAKKDFYPNLATKITYSIPRNGNFSGDDWDVGLSFNVPIFSGFSTTYKVQEAKANLGMLKANEESLKQKIYLEVKEAYLNMVEAQERINAAELAAKQAQENLELARGRYGVGTGSSIEMTDALVAYARSQVEYIQALYDYKIAEASLLKAMGVGK, from the coding sequence ATGACGATCTTACGAATGCTTTGGTGGATTGGTTTTAGCCTTGCGTTGGTAAACTTTTCCGCCTTTGCAGAAGATGCAGTGGTGGAGATCAAGCCGGGCGAAGTTTTGAATCTTCAGCGGTGCATTGATATTAGTTTAAGGCAACATCCTGATATTTGGGCAAGCCGTTATAGCGTTCAGGCGGCTGAAAGTAAAGTTGGTCAGGCCAAATCGGGCTATTATCCCCAAATAACCGCTACAACTGGCTACAGTAATACCAAATCGATGTCTACTCCTGATGTAACGGGTAAATCATTTAACGATTACATCGGTCAGACAACCCTTAAGCAAAACCTCTTTGATTTTGGTAAAACATCGGCTCAGGTTGATGTCCAGAGAAAATCCACCCAGTCCTCTCTTTTCGATTCCGAAAATACGACGGTGCAGGTTGTGTTTACCGTAAAGCAGGCTTACTACTCTCTTTTGCGAGCAAAGAAGAACTGCAATGTAGCAGCGGAAATCGTCAAACAGTATCAACTTCATCTCAATCAGGCAAAAGGGCTTTACGAAGTGGGAGTCAAGCCAAAAATAGATGTAACCAAGGCGGAAGTTGACCTTACCAATGCTCGCCTTAACCTCATAAAGGCCGAAAATGCCGTAAAGATTGCTAAAGCCACTCTTGATAATGCTATGGGGCTTCCAAGAGCTCCCGAGTATGATATTGAAGACAGCCTGACAATGGATAGATTGTCAATAACATTTGAAGAAGCCTTAGAAAGGGCATATAAGGAGCGAGCAGATTTAAAGAGTATTCAAGCTAAAATAGGATCTGCTACGAGATCGGTCGATTTGGCAAAGAAGGATTTTTATCCTAATCTCGCTACCAAAATTACTTACAGCATCCCGAGAAATGGCAATTTTTCCGGAGATGATTGGGATGTGGGACTAAGCTTTAATGTGCCTATTTTCAGTGGCTTTTCAACTACATACAAGGTTCAGGAAGCCAAAGCAAACCTGGGAATGTTGAAAGCCAATGAAGAATCTCTGAAGCAAAAAATCTACCTTGAAGTTAAGGAAGCCTATCTTAACATGGTGGAAGCTCAGGAAAGAATTAATGCAGCCGAACTGGCGGCAAAACAGGCTCAAGAAAATCTCGAATTGGCAAGAGGCCGCTACGGAGTTGGAACAGGTAGCTCAATTGAAATGACAGATGCTCTTGTAGCTTACGCTCGTTCTCAGGTTGAATATATCCAGGCGCTTTACGACTATAAAATCGCTGAAGCTAGTCTTCTAAAGGCTATGGGGGTAGGTAAGTAA
- a CDS encoding efflux RND transporter periplasmic adaptor subunit, giving the protein MTPKRVLIIVGWVILVVLISVFLSDIGDKKVEEGFSTAKVTKGDIVQIVSATGTINPVAMVLVGTQVSGTIKNIYVDFNSPVKKGQVIAEIDPSILEAQVEQAKANVLVARANLKKAEATLADAARTLERNKALFAKDLIAKSELDAAETNYQTAVAQVGAAKAQLIQAEAALKSAETNLHYTKIISPVDGVVISRNVDVGQTVAASFQTPTLFTIARDLTKMQINTNVAEADIGKVTVGQPVNFTVDAYPDQIFHGTVSQIRLAPTNIQNVVTYDVVILVDNPELKLKPGMTANVSIVTAEKKGVLRIPNAALRITLERLVKNGEKPGEPGVWVLDKGKPKFVKVTLGISDGSYTEVVSGLEEGQDVIVEAKGKPQKSSSALLRFFR; this is encoded by the coding sequence ATGACACCAAAAAGAGTTTTAATCATCGTCGGATGGGTGATTCTGGTTGTTCTCATCAGTGTGTTCCTTAGCGACATTGGAGACAAAAAAGTCGAAGAAGGATTTTCAACAGCGAAAGTGACGAAGGGCGACATTGTGCAAATAGTTTCCGCCACGGGCACAATAAATCCTGTGGCTATGGTTCTTGTGGGCACTCAGGTTTCCGGCACGATCAAAAACATTTACGTTGACTTTAATTCGCCGGTGAAGAAAGGGCAGGTTATTGCCGAAATAGACCCGTCAATTTTGGAAGCTCAGGTGGAGCAGGCAAAAGCGAACGTCCTTGTAGCTAGAGCGAACTTGAAAAAAGCGGAAGCAACTCTTGCTGATGCGGCAAGAACTCTTGAAAGAAACAAAGCACTTTTTGCAAAGGATCTGATAGCAAAAAGCGAACTGGATGCTGCAGAAACAAATTACCAGACTGCAGTGGCTCAGGTAGGAGCCGCTAAGGCTCAACTTATTCAGGCTGAAGCCGCATTGAAAAGTGCTGAGACAAATCTTCACTACACCAAGATTATTTCTCCTGTGGATGGCGTGGTAATTTCAAGAAATGTTGATGTAGGTCAGACGGTAGCAGCAAGTTTTCAGACTCCAACTCTCTTCACTATTGCAAGAGACCTTACGAAAATGCAAATAAACACCAATGTTGCCGAAGCCGATATTGGCAAGGTTACTGTAGGTCAACCCGTTAATTTTACCGTTGATGCTTATCCGGACCAGATATTTCACGGAACGGTATCGCAGATTCGCCTTGCTCCTACAAATATTCAAAATGTTGTGACTTACGATGTGGTGATACTCGTTGACAACCCAGAATTAAAACTAAAACCTGGTATGACGGCTAATGTGTCTATCGTGACCGCCGAAAAGAAAGGAGTGTTAAGAATTCCAAATGCCGCCTTGAGGATTACTCTGGAACGGTTAGTAAAGAACGGAGAAAAACCAGGAGAACCTGGGGTCTGGGTGTTGGACAAGGGAAAACCAAAATTCGTTAAGGTTACTCTCGGTATAAGCGATGGAAGCTATACTGAGGTTGTTTCTGGTCTCGAAGAAGGACAGGATGTTATTGTTGAGGCGAAAGGTAAACCACAAAAATCTTCCAGTGCTTTATTGAGGTTTTTCCGCTAA
- a CDS encoding ABC transporter ATP-binding protein, giving the protein MALIEVYNITKIYRVGDIDQQVLKEITLSIDRGEFVVIMGPSGSGKSTFMNILGCLDVPTSGTYKLDGKDVAGLNRDALAEIRNKKIGFVFQNFNLLPRMTALENVELPLLYNGLSKRERLERAREALRLVGLQNWERHHPNQLSGGQQQRVAIARALVNNPSIILADEPTGNLDTAASEEIMSFFTELNARKGITIVLVTHEPDIALYGQRIIRFRDGRIVADERRTK; this is encoded by the coding sequence ATGGCTCTTATTGAAGTTTACAACATCACAAAGATCTATAGAGTAGGGGACATAGACCAGCAAGTGCTCAAGGAGATTACGCTTTCTATTGATCGGGGAGAGTTTGTTGTAATAATGGGTCCTTCTGGTTCGGGGAAGTCCACTTTCATGAATATTCTTGGCTGCCTTGATGTTCCTACCTCCGGCACTTACAAACTTGACGGGAAGGATGTAGCCGGACTGAACAGGGATGCTCTTGCGGAAATAAGGAACAAAAAAATTGGCTTCGTGTTTCAAAATTTTAACCTTCTTCCGCGTATGACGGCTTTGGAAAACGTCGAACTACCGCTTTTATATAATGGTTTGTCCAAAAGGGAACGGCTTGAAAGAGCCAGGGAAGCTCTCAGACTTGTAGGGCTTCAGAACTGGGAACGTCACCATCCAAATCAGCTTTCGGGTGGACAGCAACAGAGAGTAGCCATAGCTAGGGCGTTGGTTAACAATCCATCCATTATCCTTGCTGATGAGCCAACAGGAAATCTTGATACAGCCGCCAGCGAGGAAATAATGTCCTTTTTTACCGAGCTTAATGCCAGGAAGGGCATTACAATAGTTTTGGTTACTCACGAACCGGATATAGCCCTTTACGGCCAGAGGATAATACGATTCAGGGATGGTCGGATAGTAGCGGACGAGCGGAGGACAAAGTAG
- a CDS encoding ABC transporter permease, with amino-acid sequence MVNLGSTIKIAVRSLKANKVRSALTTLGIIIGVAAVIAMLAVGSGASLQLSNQIATMGSNILIVLPGATTVGGIRAGTGSQSSLTVDDAEAIKKECSAVMDVAPFLTGSAQVVYGNQNWSTAVVGTTPSMFFIRDWNFTSGRSFTEQDVKNMAKVCILGQTVVENLFGEADPVGKIIRIRNVPFTVVGVLEKKGQTPTGQDQDDTVFVPVTVAQRMLFGTSIPGSVKMIMIKAKSAEDLPVAEQQVNELLKQRHRIGPKQDPDFTVRNLTKILETARESVRVMSLLLGTIASISLVVGGIGIMNIMLVSVTERTKEIGIRMAVGAKTWDIRLQFLMESLILSLVGGVLGIILGVIISRSISTMAGWPTVISPFGILLAFGFSGFVGIFFGFYPAYKASMLNPIEALRYE; translated from the coding sequence ATGGTAAATTTGGGATCAACAATAAAGATCGCTGTGAGATCTCTTAAAGCAAATAAAGTTCGATCTGCCTTGACAACTCTCGGCATAATAATTGGCGTTGCTGCAGTGATCGCAATGCTTGCAGTAGGAAGCGGAGCGAGTCTTCAGCTTTCAAATCAGATCGCTACAATGGGAAGCAACATTCTGATTGTCCTTCCCGGCGCAACAACCGTTGGCGGAATTCGCGCCGGAACAGGGTCTCAATCATCTCTTACTGTTGACGATGCGGAAGCCATTAAAAAAGAATGTTCTGCTGTTATGGACGTAGCTCCTTTCCTTACCGGTAGTGCTCAAGTTGTTTACGGAAACCAGAATTGGTCAACAGCGGTAGTGGGGACGACTCCTTCAATGTTTTTTATTCGCGACTGGAATTTTACTTCTGGCAGATCTTTTACCGAACAGGATGTAAAGAATATGGCTAAAGTTTGTATCCTGGGACAGACGGTTGTGGAAAATCTCTTTGGAGAAGCCGATCCTGTTGGCAAGATAATCAGAATAAGAAATGTTCCATTCACGGTTGTAGGAGTTCTTGAAAAAAAAGGCCAAACACCCACTGGTCAGGATCAGGATGATACGGTGTTTGTTCCGGTTACGGTGGCTCAGAGGATGCTTTTTGGAACAAGCATTCCTGGATCAGTTAAAATGATAATGATAAAGGCTAAAAGTGCCGAGGATCTCCCTGTGGCTGAACAACAGGTAAATGAACTTCTAAAGCAACGACACCGAATAGGACCAAAACAGGATCCTGATTTTACAGTTAGAAACCTCACAAAAATTCTTGAAACAGCTCGAGAATCGGTTAGGGTGATGTCCCTTCTTCTCGGCACCATTGCTTCCATATCCCTTGTAGTGGGTGGGATTGGTATCATGAATATTATGCTGGTTTCCGTTACAGAGCGAACAAAGGAGATAGGTATTAGAATGGCGGTTGGAGCGAAAACCTGGGATATTCGCCTTCAATTTCTTATGGAATCTCTTATTCTTTCTCTCGTAGGGGGAGTTTTGGGAATTATTCTTGGCGTTATTATTTCTCGAAGTATTTCTACTATGGCTGGCTGGCCTACCGTTATTTCTCCCTTTGGGATTTTGCTTGCCTTTGGCTTTTCGGGATTTGTGGGGATATTCTTTGGATTTTACCCAGCTTATAAGGCTTCCATGCTTAATCCCATTGAAGCTCTGCGGTATGAATGA
- a CDS encoding GGDEF domain-containing protein produces MELSYIDPMTGIQNLRALKEFASTQIKATIRTGVPTAIIMIDLDDFKKVNDSYGHAVGDIVLKETAKVIKTHIRASDQAFRYGGEEFVVVLPQTQLDEAIKVAERIRVKVESNLICAINGDKPIFSITASLGISIITPESSYSGFEAAFDRADKALMEAKLGGKNMVMWESEAAKKAEVSGDERKEILEFFSLNHTNAKSKNSDI; encoded by the coding sequence ATGGAGCTTTCATACATAGATCCCATGACAGGTATTCAAAATCTTCGAGCTCTTAAGGAATTTGCATCTACCCAGATAAAAGCAACCATCAGAACGGGTGTTCCAACTGCCATAATAATGATCGATCTTGATGATTTTAAAAAAGTAAATGATTCTTATGGGCATGCAGTTGGAGACATTGTTCTAAAAGAAACGGCTAAAGTTATTAAAACTCATATTCGAGCATCAGATCAGGCCTTCCGCTATGGTGGCGAGGAGTTTGTGGTTGTGTTGCCTCAAACTCAGCTAGACGAAGCTATAAAAGTAGCAGAACGGATTAGAGTAAAAGTAGAATCTAACCTTATCTGCGCTATAAACGGAGATAAGCCTATTTTTTCAATAACTGCAAGCTTGGGAATATCTATTATAACACCAGAATCCTCCTATTCCGGATTTGAAGCCGCTTTTGATAGAGCTGATAAAGCTCTTATGGAGGCTAAACTAGGCGGCAAAAACATGGTTATGTGGGAAAGTGAGGCGGCTAAAAAAGCTGAGGTGTCAGGTGATGAAAGGAAGGAGATTTTAGAGTTTTTTTCTCTTAACCATACTAACGCAAAATCAAAGAATTCTGATATCTGA